A single Candidatus Deferrimicrobiaceae bacterium DNA region contains:
- a CDS encoding peptidylprolyl isomerase encodes MRKIFSMAVVVGLLAAGLAGSVNAAPKGGKKLVLLETSLGEIKIELDSEKAPVSVANFLAYVKEGHYNGTIFHRVIKDFMIQGGGFTDAMKEKKTAHPPIKNEAGNGLKNLRGTVAMARTNVVDSATAQFFINTVNNDFLNHSDESARGFGYAVFGKVISGMEVVDKIRAVPTTTRSMFDDVPVQPVVILKAKVLEK; translated from the coding sequence GTGCGCAAGATATTCTCTATGGCGGTCGTCGTCGGCCTTCTGGCTGCCGGCTTGGCCGGATCCGTCAACGCAGCCCCTAAAGGAGGCAAGAAATTGGTCCTGCTCGAAACGTCCCTCGGAGAGATCAAGATCGAACTCGATTCCGAAAAAGCACCGGTCAGCGTCGCGAACTTCCTGGCCTACGTGAAGGAAGGGCACTACAACGGCACCATCTTCCACCGGGTCATCAAGGACTTCATGATCCAGGGCGGGGGATTCACGGACGCGATGAAAGAGAAGAAGACGGCCCACCCCCCCATCAAGAACGAGGCAGGGAACGGGCTCAAGAACCTGCGCGGTACGGTCGCCATGGCGCGGACCAATGTCGTCGATTCGGCGACGGCCCAATTCTTCATCAATACCGTCAACAACGATTTCCTGAATCATTCCGACGAATCCGCGCGTGGCTTCGGTTATGCCGTTTTCGGAAAGGTGATCTCGGGCATGGAGGTCGTCGACAAGATCCGTGCGGTCCCGACCACGACCCGCAGCATGTTCGATGACGTCCCCGTTCAGCCCGTCGTCATCCTCAAGGCGAAGGTTCTCGAGAAGTAA
- a CDS encoding TolC family protein, with product MKSIPLGVAFLSIASSFGHSADIPLSMREIGRAAVLNNPSLSTARFTPALAGSSVSKAKAIYDPVLSALIEFKASDSKLAPDSFFTNRSRSWDSNLSLDALMQTGATASAGVSSTWSRDDTGLAATDSVSPAISVSIVQPILRNAGKAMTERGITSADYALKIAESDWYSQMLSTTAQACTQLLTVLKVRESLDSRRASVETAKRLHVENQARVKAGVLAPIDLLDSELGVATREVDLLQAEKAVHDAEDTLRFLLHASDNDAFVSRDPIADPESPFVADNAIGKAFDKRPEMVKARLSIRNEEFNISVAKNQMLPDLSLKGSAGLAGLGSDTGRGISDVAQARYPFGVVGVGLTFPIRNGSARADYQSSRLRAAQSRSGLAGLESSIVLEVNNAIRSIDTRFRQIGVARKGVQVGETRLASFIKRNALGMATTRNVLDAEADLTAAREALTLAKADYQAALVELWRATGELPEREGIEVSVKNISESAWQEIR from the coding sequence TTGAAATCTATCCCGTTGGGCGTGGCCTTCCTGTCCATCGCTTCCTCGTTCGGCCATTCAGCCGACATCCCGCTCTCGATGCGCGAGATCGGCCGGGCCGCCGTTCTGAACAATCCCAGTCTTTCGACCGCCCGCTTCACGCCGGCGTTGGCAGGGAGCTCCGTGTCGAAGGCCAAGGCCATCTACGATCCGGTGCTTTCCGCCCTGATCGAATTCAAGGCCAGCGATTCGAAACTCGCGCCTGACTCTTTTTTCACCAACCGGTCGCGTTCCTGGGATTCCAATCTCTCGCTCGACGCCTTGATGCAGACCGGCGCCACCGCCTCGGCCGGGGTTTCGAGCACTTGGTCCCGGGACGATACCGGCCTGGCGGCCACCGATTCCGTCTCCCCCGCCATCTCGGTTTCCATCGTGCAGCCGATCCTGCGGAATGCAGGGAAAGCGATGACCGAACGCGGGATCACCAGCGCCGACTACGCTTTGAAGATCGCCGAATCCGACTGGTATTCCCAGATGCTTTCGACCACAGCCCAGGCATGCACGCAACTCCTGACGGTCCTGAAGGTCAGGGAAAGCCTCGATTCCCGCAGGGCGTCCGTCGAAACGGCCAAGCGCCTTCATGTTGAAAACCAGGCGCGCGTGAAGGCCGGCGTCCTCGCCCCGATCGACCTGCTCGATTCCGAACTCGGCGTCGCGACGCGAGAGGTCGACCTGCTCCAGGCCGAAAAGGCCGTCCACGATGCCGAAGACACGCTCCGTTTCCTGCTGCACGCCTCCGACAACGACGCATTCGTTTCCAGAGATCCCATTGCCGACCCCGAGTCGCCATTCGTCGCGGACAACGCGATCGGCAAAGCATTCGACAAGCGCCCCGAGATGGTCAAGGCCCGACTCTCCATCCGGAACGAGGAGTTCAACATCTCCGTCGCGAAAAACCAGATGTTGCCCGATCTCTCCCTGAAGGGATCGGCCGGTCTTGCCGGGTTGGGCAGCGATACGGGCCGCGGCATCAGCGACGTGGCCCAGGCGCGCTACCCGTTCGGAGTCGTCGGTGTAGGGCTGACTTTCCCGATCCGGAACGGGTCGGCCCGCGCCGATTACCAATCGAGCCGGCTGAGAGCCGCTCAATCGCGCAGCGGCCTGGCAGGGCTCGAATCCTCCATCGTCCTCGAAGTCAATAACGCGATCCGCTCGATCGACACGCGTTTCCGCCAGATCGGGGTGGCGCGCAAGGGGGTGCAGGTGGGCGAAACCCGCCTCGCTTCCTTCATCAAGAGAAATGCGCTCGGGATGGCGACGACCCGCAACGTGCTTGATGCCGAGGCCGACCTGACTGCGGCGCGCGAGGCACTCACGCTCGCCAAGGCCGACTACCAGGCAGCGCTGGTCGAGCTCTGGCGTGCAACCGGCGAACTCCCGGAGCGTGAAGGAATCGAGGTTTCAGTTAAGAACATTTCCGAGTCCGCTTGGCAGGAGATCCGATGA
- a CDS encoding efflux RND transporter periplasmic adaptor subunit — MKKGLIALLVACALAGGGYYYYRVQQNKPVPYRTSSVERGDVSETVTATGTINAVTTVQVGSQVSGTVTRLFADFNSHVRKGQIIAQIDPSKYKADLDQSRGNLANATAQVEKARIVLADAERTLKRNEQLSAAGFLAQSDVDVSMTARDSALAMLKSAEGTVAQSKGALSSSETNLKYTQIYSPVDGIVISRNVDVGQTVAASFQTPTLFTIAQDLTRMEVDVNVDEADIGKTKNGQDVTFTVDAWQGKTFNGKVSQVRYSPTVTQNVVTYNVVVLVDNRELLLRPGMTANVSVLIRTASDVLKIPNAALRYRPAEKKADTTAQAGPGRKRKDDRDGSRVYVVDDRGNPKAVRIEPGISDGAFTQLVKGDLHEKDKLITGEAKANGAKASGGPPGMGMGGFR, encoded by the coding sequence ATGAAAAAGGGGTTGATCGCCCTCCTGGTCGCGTGCGCGTTGGCCGGGGGCGGCTACTATTATTACAGGGTCCAGCAGAACAAACCGGTTCCTTATCGCACGTCATCCGTCGAACGCGGCGACGTGTCCGAGACGGTGACGGCGACCGGGACGATCAACGCCGTCACGACGGTCCAGGTGGGCAGCCAGGTCTCCGGCACCGTCACCCGTCTTTTTGCCGACTTCAATTCCCACGTCCGCAAAGGCCAGATCATCGCCCAGATCGACCCTTCCAAATACAAGGCCGACCTCGACCAGTCCCGAGGCAACCTCGCCAATGCCACCGCCCAGGTCGAGAAGGCCAGGATCGTTTTGGCCGACGCCGAGCGGACGCTCAAGCGCAACGAGCAGCTCTCCGCCGCCGGATTCCTGGCGCAATCCGATGTCGATGTTTCCATGACTGCCCGTGACAGCGCTCTGGCGATGCTGAAGAGCGCCGAAGGGACGGTCGCCCAGTCCAAGGGTGCCCTCTCCTCGTCCGAGACCAACCTGAAATACACACAGATCTATTCCCCGGTCGACGGGATCGTCATCTCCCGGAATGTCGATGTCGGGCAGACCGTCGCCGCGAGCTTCCAGACCCCCACGCTTTTCACGATCGCCCAGGATCTGACCCGGATGGAAGTCGACGTGAATGTCGACGAGGCCGACATCGGCAAGACGAAAAACGGGCAGGACGTCACTTTCACGGTCGATGCGTGGCAGGGAAAGACCTTCAACGGAAAGGTCTCGCAGGTCCGTTATTCGCCGACCGTCACGCAAAACGTCGTGACCTACAACGTGGTCGTGCTGGTCGACAACCGCGAACTGCTGCTTCGACCGGGGATGACGGCCAACGTCTCGGTCCTGATCCGGACCGCCTCCGACGTGTTGAAGATTCCCAATGCCGCCCTCCGCTATCGCCCCGCCGAGAAGAAGGCCGATACCACCGCCCAGGCAGGACCGGGCCGGAAACGGAAAGATGATCGGGACGGTTCCCGAGTCTACGTCGTCGACGACCGCGGCAACCCCAAGGCTGTTCGCATCGAGCCGGGGATCAGCGACGGCGCCTTCACCCAACTCGTGAAAGGCGACCTCCATGAAAAGGATAAGCTCATCACGGGCGAAGCCAAGGCGAACGGCGCCAAGGCTTCCGGCGGTCCCCCGGGAATGGGCATGGGCGGCTTCCGGTAG
- a CDS encoding ABC transporter ATP-binding protein, which translates to MPTPVIEIQGLSKTYRIGDVSVDALRSVDLSIGTSDFLAIMGASGSGKSTLMNILGCLDRPTEGSYRLDGHDVGSLDRDALARIRGKKIGFVFQGFNLLSRMTAIENVELPMLYDQVPTHQRRERAIEALRSVGLADRSHHLPSQMSGGQQQRVAIARAIVNNPSLLLADEPTGNLDTSTSEEVMGIVQRLNDERGITIVLVTHETDISEFARRVVTVRDGKIVSDHPIEHRRIAASPGPAS; encoded by the coding sequence ATGCCCACACCCGTCATCGAGATCCAGGGACTCAGCAAGACCTATCGCATCGGCGATGTCAGCGTCGATGCGCTCCGGTCCGTCGACCTTTCGATCGGCACATCCGATTTCCTCGCGATCATGGGCGCCTCCGGGTCCGGCAAGTCGACGCTGATGAACATCCTGGGTTGCCTCGATCGGCCGACGGAAGGCAGCTACCGGCTCGACGGGCATGATGTCGGAAGTCTCGATCGGGATGCATTGGCGCGAATCCGGGGCAAGAAGATCGGGTTCGTCTTCCAGGGATTCAACCTTCTTTCGCGCATGACCGCCATCGAGAATGTCGAGCTGCCCATGCTCTACGACCAGGTTCCGACGCACCAAAGACGGGAACGCGCGATCGAGGCGCTCCGTTCGGTCGGGTTGGCCGATCGGAGCCACCACCTTCCGAGCCAGATGTCCGGGGGGCAGCAGCAACGCGTCGCGATTGCCCGGGCGATCGTCAACAATCCTTCCCTGCTTTTGGCCGACGAGCCGACCGGAAACCTCGACACGTCCACCAGCGAAGAGGTGATGGGAATCGTCCAGCGCTTGAACGACGAGCGAGGGATCACGATCGTCCTGGTCACGCACGAAACCGACATCTCCGAATTCGCCCGGCGCGTCGTAACGGTTCGCGACGGGAAGATCGTTTCCGACCACCCGATCGAACACCGGCGCATCGCAGCGAGCCCTGGACCCGCGTCGTGA
- a CDS encoding ABC transporter permease, protein MNILSALKVSLRSLRANKMRSGLTMLGMIIGVSAVIAMVAVGSGANERISSQIASIGSNLIMVIPGSVTSGGMRMGSGGTQTLTYSDARAISELSTVRATAPSVRASGPIVFGNQNWSTMIQGTSPGYLDVRDWPLSSGRNFTDAEVDASSKVALIGQTVSENLFGDEDPVGKVVRIKRIPFTIVGLLEPKGQSPQGQDQDDVVIAPFTTVQRKVSGSSHIGTVGVVLVQATGPETIDEAQKQIMALLRQRHRIANGEADDFSVRNLSEMLSVAESATRIMSLLLGAIASVSLVVGGIGIMNIMLVSVTERTREIGIRMAVGARQRDILAQFLIEAVVLAVVGGTIGILVGAAGSVAISYFAGWSTLISPIAISVAFGFSAAVGVFFGYYPARKASLMDPIEALRYE, encoded by the coding sequence GTGAACATTCTGTCGGCTCTCAAGGTTTCCCTCCGATCGCTCCGCGCCAACAAGATGCGATCCGGCTTGACCATGCTGGGCATGATCATCGGCGTTTCCGCCGTGATCGCGATGGTCGCCGTCGGATCCGGGGCCAACGAGCGGATCTCCAGCCAGATCGCGTCGATCGGATCGAACCTGATCATGGTCATCCCGGGCAGCGTCACCTCGGGTGGCATGCGGATGGGATCCGGCGGAACGCAGACGCTCACCTACTCGGATGCACGCGCCATCTCCGAGCTTTCCACCGTCCGAGCGACCGCTCCCTCCGTCCGCGCGTCGGGGCCGATCGTCTTCGGGAACCAGAACTGGAGCACGATGATCCAGGGCACCTCTCCGGGGTATCTCGACGTGCGAGACTGGCCCCTGTCCTCCGGCCGGAATTTCACGGACGCCGAGGTCGATGCTTCATCCAAGGTGGCGTTGATCGGACAGACCGTCTCCGAAAACCTGTTCGGGGATGAAGACCCGGTCGGGAAGGTCGTCCGGATCAAGCGGATTCCCTTCACGATCGTCGGGCTCCTCGAGCCCAAGGGGCAATCCCCCCAAGGCCAGGACCAGGACGATGTCGTCATCGCCCCGTTCACCACGGTGCAGAGGAAGGTGTCGGGAAGCTCGCACATCGGCACCGTTGGTGTCGTGCTCGTGCAGGCGACCGGCCCCGAGACCATCGATGAGGCGCAGAAGCAAATTATGGCGCTCCTGCGTCAGCGTCATCGCATCGCGAACGGCGAGGCCGACGATTTCTCGGTCCGCAATCTTTCCGAGATGCTGTCCGTGGCGGAATCGGCGACGCGCATCATGAGCCTGCTGCTTGGCGCCATCGCGTCCGTCTCTCTGGTCGTCGGAGGCATCGGCATCATGAACATCATGCTGGTTTCGGTGACGGAACGGACCCGGGAGATCGGGATCCGCATGGCGGTCGGCGCGCGGCAGCGCGACATCCTGGCCCAATTCCTGATCGAAGCGGTCGTGCTGGCGGTCGTCGGGGGAACGATCGGCATCCTGGTGGGAGCCGCCGGTTCCGTGGCGATCTCGTATTTCGCCGGATGGTCGACGCTGATCTCGCCTATCGCCATCTCGGTGGCCTTCGGCTTCTCGGCCGCCGTAGGCGTCTTCTTCGGATATTACCCCGCCCGCAAGGCGTCCCTCATGGACCCGATCGAGGCGCTTCGTTACGAGTGA
- a CDS encoding cytochrome c3 family protein, with the protein MKIISTSFFAIAIAIVSLSAHGESLGEQKSHLLANPHLDIPCASCHTKTPIKGATSWKEILATFKKDPVTLCYECHPAVETTHHPVNKGSGRALTEGLPLSGTGNVICSTCHNFHQEIGGNALLRGFDTGRYSVRMDMCLDCHGKDFHTLNPHLGGAESEKCYTCHVTKPKAGDNSESVATRDKLNQTCDFCHNVRGKSHPLNVDTLKSLPADLPRNRKGELICGTCHDPHGTPDTLHFLRRSYVDFLESGRYFNPHIVADYRGCTACHGAVSKDPAVMRKNRRYGGDDLQLCLSCHGTMEPDHPVMVKLGPDMKPGKDLPLTPDGKITCLTCHDPTPCNGKGMRMRGRSSGEAGNDLCFQCHDKADLGGRNPHSSMSDRNSCRFCHDTMTDPKNEEAARISFISNTRLICLRCHPQDRHPTNANHMVVPRMKIPEVFKLDAKGKLTCTTCHNPHIDTRVASGEKKGHRYVIDVSASEMCIACHRR; encoded by the coding sequence ATGAAAATTATCAGTACATCGTTTTTCGCGATCGCTATCGCGATCGTGTCGCTGTCGGCGCATGGCGAAAGTCTGGGCGAGCAGAAATCACATTTACTGGCCAATCCTCATCTCGATATCCCTTGTGCGTCGTGCCATACGAAAACGCCGATCAAGGGTGCGACGTCCTGGAAGGAGATCCTGGCCACCTTCAAGAAGGATCCGGTCACGCTCTGCTACGAATGCCATCCGGCGGTCGAGACGACCCATCATCCTGTCAACAAGGGGAGCGGGCGCGCGCTGACCGAGGGCCTCCCGCTCAGTGGAACCGGCAACGTCATATGCTCGACCTGCCACAATTTCCACCAGGAAATCGGCGGAAATGCCTTGTTGCGCGGATTCGACACGGGGCGGTACTCGGTCCGGATGGATATGTGCCTTGACTGCCACGGGAAGGATTTCCACACGCTCAACCCCCATCTAGGAGGGGCCGAAAGCGAAAAGTGCTACACGTGCCATGTCACGAAACCCAAGGCGGGTGACAATTCCGAGAGTGTCGCCACCCGGGACAAGCTGAACCAGACCTGCGATTTCTGCCATAACGTCCGAGGAAAGTCCCACCCTCTGAACGTCGATACGCTCAAGTCGCTTCCGGCCGATCTTCCCCGCAACCGGAAGGGCGAGCTGATCTGCGGAACGTGCCACGACCCGCACGGCACGCCGGACACGCTGCATTTCCTCCGCCGCAGCTATGTCGACTTTCTCGAGTCGGGCCGTTACTTCAATCCCCATATCGTCGCCGACTACCGTGGATGCACGGCATGCCACGGGGCAGTCTCGAAGGACCCCGCCGTCATGCGGAAAAATCGTCGATACGGAGGGGATGACCTGCAGCTTTGCCTGTCGTGTCACGGGACGATGGAACCGGACCACCCGGTCATGGTCAAACTCGGGCCCGACATGAAACCGGGGAAGGATCTCCCCCTGACTCCCGACGGCAAGATCACCTGCCTCACCTGCCATGACCCGACCCCGTGCAACGGAAAGGGCATGCGCATGCGCGGTCGCTCAAGCGGTGAGGCCGGTAACGATCTTTGTTTCCAGTGCCACGACAAGGCCGACCTGGGCGGCAGGAACCCGCACAGCTCGATGTCGGATCGCAATTCGTGCAGGTTTTGCCACGACACGATGACGGACCCGAAAAACGAAGAGGCCGCGAGGATCTCCTTCATCTCGAACACGCGCCTGATCTGCCTCCGGTGCCATCCGCAGGACAGGCATCCGACCAATGCCAACCACATGGTCGTGCCGCGCATGAAAATCCCCGAGGTGTTCAAACTGGACGCCAAGGGGAAGCTCACATGCACGACGTGCCACAACCCGCATATCGATACGCGGGTGGCATCCGGAGAGAAGAAGGGGCATCGCTACGTGATCGATGTCAGCGCTTCCGAGATGTGCATCGCCTGCCACCGTCGCTGA
- a CDS encoding tetratricopeptide repeat protein: MLLPKTVITIAIIAASIFLPWQAHAGRSESEMAYTQGREALKRNANAEALSLFKKSVEEDPSNCDARFYLGDLYGQNIATYDLAEEILLDLPTKAMSRGTGNRDDIIFRAGVSLGKIYAKSGRNGQSIRLIRNVIAAAPPSVHLDEAYTVLGVALYYERLYDDALFELRRAYKINPANTAATFNLKTIRTRLEHFNAARIYSRMGDHLGAIGEYRTAIALDPRFIDARYRLGIELLQNGDKAEAIKELRRAASVSEQYSKIGDIRFGIGLALRDLGQAQEAEKAFDQVVVSKPRFAPVRNEIGKLHMLRKDYKGAIRQFSEAIQLDPNEEYALNMQKALLKEMTSVK; the protein is encoded by the coding sequence ATGCTGTTGCCGAAAACCGTAATCACTATTGCCATCATCGCCGCCTCGATCTTTCTCCCCTGGCAGGCGCATGCCGGTCGCTCCGAGAGCGAGATGGCGTACACGCAAGGCCGCGAGGCGCTGAAAAGGAACGCAAACGCTGAGGCACTCTCCCTGTTCAAGAAGTCGGTCGAGGAGGACCCTTCGAACTGCGACGCCCGTTTTTATCTCGGTGATCTCTACGGACAGAACATCGCCACTTACGACCTGGCCGAAGAGATTCTTCTGGATCTGCCCACGAAAGCGATGTCCCGGGGGACCGGAAACCGGGACGACATCATTTTCAGGGCAGGCGTGTCGCTGGGAAAGATCTACGCCAAGAGCGGCCGCAACGGCCAGTCGATCCGCCTTATCCGGAACGTGATCGCCGCGGCCCCTCCGTCGGTGCATCTGGATGAAGCTTACACGGTGCTGGGCGTCGCCCTTTATTATGAACGTCTCTACGATGATGCCCTTTTCGAGCTTCGGCGCGCGTACAAGATCAATCCCGCCAACACCGCGGCGACATTCAATCTCAAGACGATCCGGACGCGGCTCGAGCACTTCAACGCCGCCCGGATCTATTCCCGGATGGGAGACCACCTCGGTGCCATCGGAGAATATCGGACCGCGATCGCGCTGGATCCGCGGTTCATCGATGCCCGTTACCGGCTGGGGATCGAACTGCTCCAGAACGGGGACAAGGCGGAAGCGATCAAGGAATTGCGTCGAGCCGCTTCCGTTTCCGAACAATACAGCAAGATCGGCGATATCCGGTTCGGGATCGGCTTGGCGTTGCGGGACCTCGGACAGGCACAGGAGGCGGAGAAAGCGTTCGATCAAGTCGTCGTATCGAAACCAAGGTTCGCCCCGGTCCGAAATGAAATCGGGAAGCTGCACATGCTCCGGAAAGATTACAAGGGGGCTATCCGGCAATTCTCCGAAGCGATCCAGCTGGACCCGAACGAGGAGTATGCGTTGAACATGCAGAAGGCGTTACTGAAGGAAATGACGTCCGTCAAATGA
- a CDS encoding DUF3047 domain-containing protein has protein sequence MKTFPGIVIALAVLLACSSCPSFGESSVAISSAPHGWRERSAGLFASRPPIRFTPDNVRFSGEADLAAGTGVFFERPLASAGTITGFDLSVQADGCNLKSNDYHEGDARFPISVTVVMGQDRPEYPFAKQVGRFFARLWNGFPSRGLRLTYVWGCGTPVGSMFRLSDEETVFVVAGQDEIGKRIEARRVIDADFKAAYGRASKGTATEIRVRFDRPSNEKGNLRVAFDLNTSP, from the coding sequence TTGAAAACTTTTCCCGGAATCGTGATCGCCCTCGCGGTTCTTCTTGCCTGTTCTTCTTGTCCCTCGTTCGGCGAGTCGTCGGTGGCCATCTCTTCTGCGCCGCATGGCTGGCGCGAACGCTCGGCGGGCCTGTTCGCATCCCGTCCCCCGATCAGGTTCACCCCCGACAACGTCCGTTTTTCGGGAGAGGCCGATCTGGCAGCCGGCACCGGGGTCTTCTTCGAACGGCCCCTAGCGTCGGCCGGCACGATCACGGGGTTCGATCTTTCCGTTCAGGCCGACGGCTGCAATTTGAAGTCGAACGATTACCACGAGGGCGATGCCCGGTTCCCGATTTCCGTGACGGTCGTCATGGGACAGGATCGTCCGGAATACCCATTCGCGAAACAGGTCGGGCGGTTCTTCGCTCGTCTCTGGAACGGCTTCCCGTCTCGAGGATTGCGTCTGACGTATGTCTGGGGTTGCGGGACGCCGGTCGGATCGATGTTCAGGTTGTCGGATGAAGAAACCGTCTTCGTCGTGGCCGGCCAGGACGAGATCGGGAAACGGATCGAGGCCCGGCGGGTCATCGATGCCGATTTCAAGGCCGCATACGGAAGGGCGTCGAAGGGAACGGCAACCGAGATCCGGGTCCGGTTCGACCGCCCATCAAACGAGAAGGGGAACCTCCGGGTGGCATTCGACCTGAATACCTCCCCCTGA
- a CDS encoding molybdopterin-binding protein, which produces MGSTRVGIVILGDEVLKAEIREANIGYMLPLLNAWGAKVVLCAILPDDIQTVVRYLKIYKQETDLLILTGGIGPTPDDITREAVAQAAGVPVVLDPEAKAMLEARYPTKGEPNPYRMLMAHVPQGAELIPNPISAAPGFFIDHMAAFPGVPAILHGMFDWVRPRITGKRQASVTLFSNAPESLYAGFMEELMSAFTDVGIGSYPMMEGTYRVRVVFRSDELARARSCAEVFTAKLGTIGYSIESRTEEPY; this is translated from the coding sequence ATGGGATCCACGCGCGTGGGAATCGTCATCCTCGGCGACGAGGTGCTCAAGGCCGAGATCCGCGAGGCCAACATCGGATACATGTTGCCCCTCCTGAACGCGTGGGGCGCCAAGGTCGTCCTTTGCGCCATTCTTCCCGACGATATCCAGACTGTCGTCCGCTATCTCAAGATCTACAAGCAAGAGACCGACCTGCTGATCCTGACCGGCGGCATCGGCCCGACCCCCGACGATATTACGCGGGAGGCGGTCGCCCAGGCAGCCGGCGTCCCGGTCGTCCTGGACCCGGAGGCGAAGGCCATGCTCGAGGCGAGGTATCCGACGAAGGGCGAGCCCAATCCCTACCGGATGCTCATGGCGCATGTTCCCCAGGGCGCCGAACTGATCCCGAACCCGATCAGTGCCGCCCCCGGCTTTTTCATCGACCACATGGCCGCGTTCCCGGGCGTGCCGGCCATCCTCCACGGGATGTTCGATTGGGTGCGTCCCCGGATCACGGGAAAGCGGCAGGCGAGCGTCACCTTGTTCAGCAATGCTCCCGAGTCGCTTTATGCCGGCTTCATGGAGGAACTGATGTCGGCCTTCACCGACGTCGGCATCGGGTCCTACCCCATGATGGAGGGAACCTATCGGGTCCGGGTCGTCTTCCGATCCGATGAGCTTGCGCGCGCCCGATCCTGCGCAGAGGTATTCACCGCGAAGCTCGGCACGATCGGCTATTCGATCGAATCCCGCACGGAGGAGCCGTATTGA
- the purM gene encoding phosphoribosylformylglycinamidine cyclo-ligase, with protein sequence MKKPVTYASAGVDIDEGERMVSLIKPLVRSTHRPEVLGEIGSFAGFFRFPARRFKDPVLVSGTDGVGTKVKIAAMAGGLGTVGIDLVAMCVNDILVHGAEPLFFLDYYATGKLSADEGARIVSGVVEGCRQAGCALLGGETAEMPSVYQRGEFDLAGFAVGAVDRKAIISGKSVRKGDILVGLGSNGFHSNGYSLVRKVVFEIMKKKVSDRVPGWEGTVAEELLRPTRIYVKPVLSLLKKCDIQGMAHITGGGLPGNIPRSLPPGTRAVIERGSWEIPAVMKSVVEAARIEESEAYRTFNMGIGMVLMMRPGDVDVALRHFRRLRVPASVIGEIASGKKGSERVELRGERR encoded by the coding sequence ATGAAAAAGCCTGTTACGTATGCATCCGCCGGGGTCGACATCGACGAAGGTGAACGGATGGTTTCGCTCATAAAGCCGCTGGTCAGGTCGACGCACCGCCCCGAGGTTCTCGGGGAGATCGGTTCCTTTGCCGGGTTCTTCCGCTTTCCCGCCCGCAGGTTCAAGGACCCGGTCCTCGTATCGGGGACCGATGGCGTCGGCACCAAAGTCAAGATCGCGGCCATGGCCGGCGGACTGGGGACGGTCGGGATCGACCTGGTCGCCATGTGCGTCAACGACATCCTGGTCCACGGTGCCGAGCCGCTTTTTTTCCTCGATTATTACGCAACCGGAAAGCTATCGGCCGACGAAGGGGCGCGGATCGTCTCGGGTGTCGTCGAAGGATGCCGGCAGGCGGGCTGCGCGCTCCTGGGCGGCGAGACCGCGGAAATGCCCTCGGTCTACCAGCGCGGCGAATTCGACCTGGCCGGTTTCGCGGTGGGCGCCGTCGATCGCAAGGCGATCATCTCCGGCAAGTCGGTACGTAAAGGGGATATCCTCGTCGGGCTTGGATCGAACGGTTTCCACAGCAACGGATATTCCCTGGTCCGGAAGGTCGTTTTCGAGATCATGAAGAAGAAGGTTTCCGATCGGGTGCCGGGTTGGGAAGGCACCGTGGCGGAGGAGCTCCTTCGCCCGACCCGGATCTACGTGAAGCCGGTTCTTTCCCTGCTGAAGAAATGCGATATCCAGGGGATGGCCCACATCACGGGGGGAGGGCTTCCCGGAAACATCCCGCGATCCCTTCCCCCGGGCACGCGGGCCGTCATCGAACGCGGAAGCTGGGAGATCCCCGCCGTGATGAAAAGCGTGGTCGAGGCCGCGCGCATCGAGGAATCCGAGGCCTACCGGACCTTCAACATGGGCATCGGGATGGTGCTGATGATGCGTCCGGGGGATGTCGACGTCGCCCTCCGCCACTTCCGCCGTCTCCGCGTCCCGGCGTCGGTCATCGGCGAGATCGCCTCGGGGAAAAAAGGAAGCGAGCGCGTCGAACTGAGAGGAGAACGCCGTTGA